The Gymnodinialimonas sp. 57CJ19 genome includes a window with the following:
- a CDS encoding sigma-54 dependent transcriptional regulator: MSDILVVDDERDIRELICDILQDEGFSTRMAGNSDEAMAELNKAEPGLMILDIWLKDSNMDGIDILGHVKRDNPEVPVVIISGHGNVEIAVAAIKQGAYDFIEKPFNIDQLMVVIKRAMETSRLRRENVSLRRQETRSADMIGSSSAFRTMKSQLDKVTKSNGRVMLTGGPGTGKEVAARYIHAESNRADAPFVTVSSASIQPDHMEEVLFGRESQQRGVEQGLLEQAHGGVIYFDEVADMPLATQGKILRVLVDQSFTRVGGTAKVRVDLRVISSTTKDLNAEIAEGRFREELYHRLNVVPVEVPSLEDRREDVPELARYFIDLFNKEQGMAARELGEDASAMLQTMAWPGNVRQLKNVIERVMILGDGSGPIEARDLPGQEEAPTSEDDLALSASLTTLPLREARELFERQYLMAQINRFGGNISRTASFVGMERSALHRKLKSLGVVTTSKAGTRVAQVSEG, translated from the coding sequence ATGAGTGATATTCTTGTCGTCGATGACGAACGCGACATCCGGGAATTGATCTGCGATATTTTGCAGGATGAGGGTTTCAGCACCCGCATGGCGGGCAATTCGGACGAGGCCATGGCCGAGTTGAACAAAGCCGAGCCGGGGCTGATGATCCTGGATATCTGGCTCAAGGACAGCAACATGGACGGGATTGATATCCTGGGCCATGTGAAGCGCGATAACCCAGAGGTTCCGGTGGTGATCATCTCGGGCCACGGAAATGTGGAAATCGCCGTCGCGGCGATCAAGCAGGGCGCCTACGACTTCATTGAAAAGCCCTTTAACATTGACCAGTTGATGGTCGTTATCAAACGGGCGATGGAAACCAGCCGCCTGCGCCGTGAAAACGTGTCTCTGCGTCGCCAGGAAACACGCTCGGCCGATATGATCGGCAGCTCCTCGGCGTTCCGCACGATGAAAAGCCAGCTGGATAAAGTGACAAAATCCAACGGCCGCGTGATGCTGACGGGCGGCCCCGGAACCGGCAAGGAAGTGGCCGCGCGCTACATCCACGCCGAAAGCAACCGCGCCGATGCGCCCTTCGTGACGGTCTCCAGCGCCTCGATCCAGCCTGACCATATGGAAGAGGTGCTTTTTGGCCGCGAAAGCCAACAAAGGGGGGTGGAACAAGGCCTGCTGGAACAAGCCCACGGCGGCGTGATCTATTTCGATGAGGTCGCAGATATGCCCTTGGCGACGCAGGGCAAAATTCTGCGCGTGTTGGTGGACCAAAGCTTCACCCGGGTGGGCGGCACAGCGAAAGTACGGGTGGACCTGCGGGTGATCTCGTCCACGACCAAAGACCTCAACGCGGAAATTGCCGAAGGGCGGTTCCGTGAAGAATTGTACCACCGCCTCAACGTGGTCCCGGTCGAAGTGCCGTCTTTGGAAGATCGGCGTGAGGACGTGCCGGAACTGGCGCGCTACTTCATTGACCTGTTCAACAAGGAACAAGGCATGGCGGCCCGCGAGTTGGGCGAAGACGCCAGCGCGATGCTGCAAACGATGGCTTGGCCGGGCAATGTGCGCCAGCTCAAGAATGTGATCGAGCGGGTGATGATCCTGGGCGACGGCTCCGGCCCGATCGAAGCCCGCGATCTGCCGGGACAGGAAGAAGCGCCCACCTCCGAAGATGATCTCGCCCTGTCGGCTTCCCTGACGACACTCCCCCTGCGCGAGGCGCGAGAACTGTTTGAGCGGCAATACCTCATGGCTCAAATCAACCGGTTCGGCGGCAATATCTCCCGGACCGCCAGCTTCGTGGGCATGGAACGCTCGGCGCTGCACCGGAAACTCAAATCCCTTGGCGTGGTCACGACGTCCAAGGCAGGAACGCGGGTGGCGCAGGTCAGCGAAGGGTAG
- a CDS encoding response regulator, with product MDGTVLVADDDRTIRTVLTQALTRAGCKVHATSSLVTLMRWVDEGKGDLVISDVVMPDGNGLDTLPQITERRPGLPVIIISAQNTIMTAIQATEKEAYDYLPKPFDLPDLMKRAARALEVKRHAPPAARAPESALPAMGEDLPLVGRTPAMQALYWLVARVMNSDLPVLVTGESGTGKSLIARAIHDFSDRRTLPFVVASAADLEGADGPATILNRAKGGSILFDEVGDLDDDAQAKIVRMLDAMPQANPRIMATSQKDLADRMEERSFRQDLFYRLSGVSITVPALRERVDDIPLLSTHFLARAERDGAAPRRFSAEALDLVRAYTWPGNVRQLENAIRRLTVTAQTEEITRAEVEAVLGSQPAIEPLISGTSEGDKLSASVAKHLRRYFDLHGGVLPSPGLYARILKEVEAPLIEIALDATAGNQAKCADLLGINRNTLRKKITDLDIRVTRRRKLV from the coding sequence ATGGACGGAACCGTTCTAGTTGCAGATGACGACCGCACAATTCGCACCGTGTTGACCCAGGCTTTGACACGGGCAGGGTGCAAGGTTCATGCGACCTCCAGCCTTGTGACGTTGATGCGGTGGGTGGATGAAGGGAAGGGCGATCTGGTGATCTCGGACGTGGTGATGCCCGATGGCAATGGCCTTGATACCCTGCCGCAAATAACCGAACGGCGCCCCGGTCTGCCGGTCATCATCATTTCGGCCCAAAACACGATCATGACGGCGATTCAGGCGACCGAGAAAGAGGCCTACGACTATCTGCCCAAACCCTTTGACTTGCCTGACCTCATGAAGCGTGCAGCCCGCGCGCTAGAGGTCAAACGCCACGCACCCCCTGCCGCAAGGGCGCCGGAATCGGCGCTTCCGGCGATGGGGGAAGACCTGCCACTCGTGGGGCGGACCCCGGCGATGCAGGCGCTCTACTGGCTTGTGGCGCGGGTGATGAACAGCGATCTGCCGGTGCTGGTCACCGGCGAAAGCGGCACGGGCAAGTCCCTGATTGCACGGGCAATTCACGACTTCTCGGATCGTCGCACCTTGCCGTTCGTTGTGGCCTCCGCCGCGGATCTGGAGGGGGCAGACGGGCCCGCGACCATTCTGAACCGCGCCAAGGGCGGCTCCATCTTGTTCGATGAGGTGGGCGATCTGGACGATGACGCACAGGCGAAGATCGTGCGGATGCTCGACGCCATGCCCCAGGCCAACCCACGCATCATGGCGACGTCGCAAAAGGACCTTGCCGACCGGATGGAAGAGCGGAGCTTTCGCCAAGACCTGTTCTATCGTCTGAGCGGTGTCAGCATCACTGTACCGGCTTTGCGCGAGCGGGTCGACGACATCCCCCTTCTGAGCACCCACTTCTTGGCCCGCGCGGAACGTGACGGGGCCGCCCCCCGGCGCTTCTCGGCCGAGGCGCTGGACCTTGTGCGCGCCTACACCTGGCCCGGCAACGTGCGCCAGTTGGAGAACGCGATCCGCCGCCTGACGGTCACGGCCCAGACCGAGGAAATCACCCGCGCAGAGGTGGAGGCCGTCTTGGGCTCTCAACCCGCGATCGAGCCGCTGATTTCCGGCACAAGCGAGGGCGACAAGCTGAGCGCTTCGGTCGCCAAACACCTGCGCCGTTACTTCGATTTGCACGGCGGTGTGCTCCCATCCCCGGGGCTATACGCCCGTATTTTAAAGGAAGTTGAGGCACCTTTGATCGAAATCGCTCTGGATGCTACGGCGGGAAATCAGGCTAAATGTGCGGACCTTCTGGGCATCAACCGCAATACCTTGCGTAAAAAGATCACCGATCTCGATATTCGCGTGACACGCCGCCGCAAACTGGTGTAA
- a CDS encoding phosphatidylglycerophosphatase A — MIRAITTVGGVGLLRPAPGTWGSLAGLIAGVVLHMIGGFWLLFVASFAVTGLGWWAVLQEVGDSADDPSEIVIDEVAGQWIALWPVSFGAWMMGADILALYPGLIAAFLAFRAFDILKPGPVGWADRQHGAFGIMADDVIAGWLASMVVALLTVFAHVVLM, encoded by the coding sequence ATGATACGGGCGATTACAACCGTGGGCGGCGTCGGCCTGCTGCGCCCCGCGCCGGGCACTTGGGGTAGCCTTGCGGGGCTGATTGCCGGGGTCGTGTTGCACATGATTGGCGGCTTCTGGCTGCTGTTCGTGGCCAGTTTCGCGGTGACCGGCTTGGGCTGGTGGGCCGTGCTGCAAGAGGTGGGCGACAGCGCCGACGACCCGTCGGAGATCGTGATAGATGAGGTCGCAGGCCAATGGATTGCCCTGTGGCCAGTGTCGTTTGGCGCGTGGATGATGGGGGCAGACATCCTGGCGCTCTACCCTGGATTGATCGCCGCATTCCTGGCATTTCGCGCCTTTGACATCTTGAAACCCGGCCCCGTTGGGTGGGCAGATCGCCAGCACGGGGCGTTTGGGATCATGGCTGATGACGTGATCGCGGGCTGGTTGGCGTCGATGGTGGTGGCGCTGCTTACCGTCTTCGCACA
- the dusB gene encoding tRNA dihydrouridine synthase DusB, protein MENTLSLTLGSISLSPPVLLAPMAGITDLPFRRLVSSFGAGLVVSEMVASQEMVEAKTSVRARAELGLTEQASAVQLAGREAYWMAEAARIAESKGARIIDINMGCPAKKVVGGLSGSALMRDLDHALHLIDAVVNAVNVPVTLKTRLGWDDDMMNAPELARRAEGAGIQMITIHGRTRCQFYKGQANWAAIRAVKDAVNVPVIANGDIVNAAAARQAMALSGADGVMVGRGIQGQPWLLSQIGASLFGTKPAKVPEGAAFAEMVATHYQDMLSFYGAELGSRVARKHLGWYMDRVGTASALRKKILTEKRTDDVFRMLPDALLHEADRAVA, encoded by the coding sequence ATGGAAAATACCTTGTCGCTCACCCTTGGCTCCATCTCCTTATCCCCTCCGGTCCTGCTCGCGCCGATGGCCGGGATCACGGATTTGCCGTTCCGCCGCCTCGTGTCCAGCTTTGGCGCGGGCCTTGTGGTGAGCGAGATGGTCGCCAGCCAGGAAATGGTGGAGGCCAAGACCTCGGTCCGGGCGCGGGCGGAATTAGGGTTAACGGAGCAGGCCAGCGCCGTGCAACTGGCGGGGCGCGAGGCTTATTGGATGGCCGAAGCCGCGCGTATCGCGGAATCCAAGGGCGCGCGGATCATAGATATCAACATGGGCTGCCCCGCGAAAAAAGTCGTGGGGGGGCTGTCGGGTTCTGCTTTGATGCGGGATCTGGACCATGCCCTGCACCTGATCGACGCAGTCGTTAATGCCGTTAACGTTCCCGTCACGCTGAAGACGCGCCTGGGGTGGGATGACGACATGATGAACGCCCCTGAATTGGCGCGGCGGGCGGAAGGCGCGGGCATTCAGATGATCACGATCCATGGCCGAACCCGGTGCCAGTTCTACAAGGGGCAGGCCAATTGGGCGGCGATCCGCGCTGTGAAAGACGCGGTGAATGTGCCGGTCATCGCCAACGGGGACATCGTGAACGCCGCCGCCGCGCGGCAAGCCATGGCGCTTTCGGGGGCCGATGGTGTGATGGTCGGGCGCGGCATTCAGGGGCAGCCTTGGTTGTTGTCGCAGATCGGCGCTTCCTTGTTCGGCACCAAGCCGGCCAAGGTGCCGGAAGGCGCGGCATTCGCAGAGATGGTGGCCACCCACTATCAGGACATGCTGTCGTTTTATGGCGCCGAGTTGGGTTCACGCGTCGCCCGCAAGCACCTTGGCTGGTATATGGACCGGGTCGGCACGGCCTCGGCGCTGCGTAAGAAGATCCTGACTGAAAAAAGAACAGACGATGTGTTTCGGATGTTGCCGGATGCCTTGTTGCATGAAGCAGATAGGGCGGTTGCATGA
- a CDS encoding ATP-binding protein, giving the protein MTEITTALWASLPTPAMILDADDCIRDVNPVAETFLNASFKSLVGKHAWEKIYVEPDLRDSVARVRAAQSPMFVNSVDVGTSSRRPVSCNIQIGPLADRPDHVLVLLENRELVGRMNRAMSSKTAAKSAIGMAEMLAHEIKNPLAGITGAAQLISMNANAEDRELTDLIVAETRRVLKLLEQVEDFGNVRPPERRPVNIHDVLDRARKSASVSFASHMTLVEDYDPSLPPTWVDPDQLQQVIVNLMKNAAEAGKSGGTIWLRTFYEASLKVRRADGQGTAAPLQIEVVDDGPGIPPELQQDLFEPFVSGRENGTGLGLALISKIVADHDGWIAVESKPGRTAFRVSFPVVPKEAR; this is encoded by the coding sequence ATGACCGAAATCACCACCGCGCTTTGGGCGTCCCTGCCGACGCCTGCCATGATCCTTGATGCCGACGATTGCATCCGCGACGTGAATCCCGTGGCAGAGACATTCCTGAACGCATCGTTCAAATCCCTTGTCGGCAAGCACGCTTGGGAAAAAATCTATGTGGAGCCCGATCTGCGCGACAGTGTGGCGCGGGTACGTGCGGCGCAGTCGCCGATGTTTGTGAATAGCGTCGATGTGGGGACCAGCAGCCGGCGACCGGTGTCGTGCAACATTCAAATCGGCCCGCTCGCCGACCGCCCTGACCACGTCCTGGTGCTGTTGGAAAACCGAGAGCTTGTGGGCCGGATGAACCGGGCAATGTCCTCCAAGACCGCGGCGAAATCTGCCATCGGCATGGCTGAAATGCTGGCCCATGAAATCAAGAACCCGTTGGCGGGGATCACCGGCGCGGCGCAGCTGATCTCGATGAACGCCAATGCCGAGGACCGAGAGTTAACGGATTTAATCGTTGCCGAAACCCGCCGCGTCCTGAAGCTGTTGGAGCAGGTCGAAGACTTCGGCAATGTGCGCCCGCCGGAACGGCGCCCGGTCAATATCCACGATGTGTTGGACCGCGCGCGCAAGTCGGCCTCGGTCAGTTTTGCGTCACATATGACCCTTGTGGAAGACTACGACCCGTCGTTGCCGCCGACATGGGTGGACCCGGATCAGTTGCAACAAGTGATTGTAAACCTGATGAAAAACGCGGCCGAAGCCGGAAAGTCGGGCGGCACGATCTGGTTGCGCACGTTCTACGAGGCCTCTCTCAAGGTGCGCCGCGCCGATGGGCAGGGCACCGCCGCACCGTTGCAGATTGAAGTTGTCGACGACGGCCCCGGCATTCCGCCCGAACTGCAACAAGACCTGTTCGAGCCGTTCGTTTCGGGCCGCGAAAACGGCACCGGTCTGGGGCTTGCGTTGATTTCAAAGATCGTGGCCGACCACGACGGCTGGATTGCTGTGGAAAGCAAGCCGGGGCGCACTGCGTTTCGCGTGTCATTTCCCGTCGTCCCGAAAGAGGCCCGGTGA
- a CDS encoding bifunctional 2-C-methyl-D-erythritol 4-phosphate cytidylyltransferase/2-C-methyl-D-erythritol 2,4-cyclodiphosphate synthase: MSHTPSIMPSQPATALLVAAGRGTRMGGELPKQYRELCGTPVIARTICAFDSHPEVAEIVVVIHRDDEAYFARCCPITQTPLRRVFGGATREASVRAGLDAVQTGEIVLIHDAARPLVSRAVIDGVLEALGSHPGAAPALPVTDALWYGEQTVNGVKDRTNLWRAQTPQGFHLDAIRAAHAAQTTPAADDVAVARAFGLDVAITPGDEANLKLTAPGDFERAAKLLESTMDIRVGNGFDVHRFGPGDQVWLCGVSVPHTRGLQGHSDADVGLHTVTDAIYGALAEGDIGTHFPPSDPQWKGAQSHIFLTHAVDLAAARGFKISNADLTLMCERPKIGPVAGAMRARLAELLRIDVGRVSVKATTTERLGFTGREEGIAAMATVTLVAP; this comes from the coding sequence ATGAGCCATACGCCCTCCATCATGCCCTCTCAACCCGCCACAGCCCTGCTGGTAGCCGCCGGACGCGGCACCCGCATGGGCGGAGAATTACCAAAACAATACAGAGAGTTATGCGGCACGCCCGTGATTGCCCGCACGATCTGCGCCTTCGATTCCCATCCAGAGGTGGCAGAGATTGTCGTGGTAATCCACCGCGATGATGAAGCCTATTTCGCCCGCTGCTGCCCAATCACGCAGACGCCCCTGCGCCGGGTGTTCGGCGGGGCGACCCGAGAAGCCTCGGTCCGGGCGGGGTTGGACGCGGTTCAAACCGGCGAGATTGTCTTGATCCACGACGCCGCCCGCCCCTTGGTGAGCCGCGCGGTGATCGACGGGGTGCTGGAGGCGCTCGGCTCGCACCCCGGCGCGGCCCCCGCCCTGCCGGTAACCGACGCGCTTTGGTACGGGGAGCAAACCGTTAACGGCGTTAAGGATCGCACCAACCTGTGGCGGGCGCAGACCCCGCAAGGGTTCCACCTGGACGCCATCCGCGCCGCCCATGCTGCGCAAACCACCCCCGCCGCCGATGACGTCGCCGTGGCCCGTGCCTTTGGGCTTGATGTGGCGATCACGCCGGGCGACGAGGCCAACCTGAAACTAACCGCGCCCGGTGATTTTGAACGGGCCGCAAAACTGCTGGAGAGCACCATGGATATCCGGGTCGGCAATGGGTTTGACGTGCATCGGTTTGGGCCGGGCGATCAGGTATGGCTCTGCGGCGTTTCCGTTCCGCACACCCGCGGCTTGCAGGGGCATTCCGATGCGGACGTGGGCCTCCATACCGTGACCGACGCGATCTACGGCGCCTTGGCCGAGGGCGATATCGGCACCCATTTCCCGCCCTCGGACCCGCAATGGAAAGGCGCGCAAAGCCATATTTTCCTGACCCACGCTGTAGATTTAGCCGCCGCGCGGGGCTTCAAGATCTCCAACGCTGACCTTACATTGATGTGCGAGAGGCCGAAAATCGGCCCCGTCGCGGGTGCGATGCGCGCCCGCTTGGCAGAGCTGTTGCGCATCGATGTGGGCCGCGTGTCGGTCAAGGCGACAACGACAGAAAGGCTCGGATTTACCGGCCGGGAAGAAGGGATTGCGGCGATGGCGACAGTAACCTTGGTGGCCCCATGA
- a CDS encoding PAS domain-containing sensor histidine kinase — translation MDRLSLLRRNKRLRSIGTVGLVVLAPVLALATFFAFSPLNQTTDSTVRTLVLLADFIYILVIITLVLREVAQIIASRRAQSAGSRLHLRLTAIFGVVALVPTVVVAVLAVLSVNMGLEGWFSDRVSTALGNSVDAAVAYQQEHRDDLEQDARALGAYLNINRRATPFLSDGDLRQVLNTGQSQIQRGLREAFVIDSAGEIRARGARSYLFDYDAPSAEDLALASGGEVVLSEDRAQNEFRALYRLAAFPDRYLYISREVDGQIIALLDETEQTVLLYRQVEEDRGRLLFDFALLYLGFATLMILAAIWAGLSFGERLSRPVGQLAGAAQRVGQGDLDVRVPEATSDDEIAMLGRLFNQMTRQLKGQRETMVEQNAATEESRRLFDSVLSSVTAGVVGLEEGGRVDFMNRSARRLLALVEQRDNGLTLEAAIPEFASLFNKLTGTAAETVQEEIKLTRGGKQESLLVRMATRRNEAGDLEGYVVAFDDVTQLVSAQRMAAWGDVARRIAHEIKNPLTPIQLSAERIKRKFSKMLEGEDQASLEQMTGVIVRQTNDLRRIVDEFSKFARMPEPETRTEDIVQLLNNSILLQRAGQPGTRFEINIPDREVMAEVDSTMIGQALTNLLKNAGEAIESLYEKGKPQGHEPQLKVDASLTPNAICIEISDNGIGLPPDRAKLFEPYVTTRDSGTGLGLPIVKKIIEEHGGTLELRDAEPFTDGAHRGATARITLPRIPDNSGD, via the coding sequence ATGGACCGTCTAAGTTTGTTGCGCCGCAACAAGCGGTTGCGGAGCATTGGCACCGTAGGCCTTGTGGTGCTGGCGCCTGTCCTTGCGCTGGCAACGTTTTTTGCTTTCAGCCCGCTTAATCAGACCACGGACAGCACGGTGCGCACGCTCGTGTTGCTGGCTGATTTTATTTATATTCTGGTCATCATCACACTGGTTCTACGCGAGGTGGCGCAGATCATTGCCTCGCGCCGGGCGCAATCGGCGGGATCGCGTCTGCACCTGCGGCTCACGGCGATTTTCGGGGTGGTGGCCTTGGTCCCGACCGTGGTCGTGGCCGTCCTTGCCGTTCTGAGTGTGAACATGGGACTAGAGGGCTGGTTCTCGGATCGCGTCTCTACCGCGCTTGGAAATTCCGTAGATGCGGCCGTGGCTTACCAACAAGAACACCGCGATGATCTGGAACAGGATGCCCGAGCATTGGGGGCCTATTTGAACATCAACCGCCGCGCGACACCGTTCCTGTCCGATGGAGACTTGCGGCAGGTCCTGAACACCGGACAAAGCCAAATTCAGCGCGGCCTGCGAGAGGCCTTCGTGATCGACAGCGCCGGAGAAATCCGGGCACGCGGCGCCCGGTCCTACCTGTTCGACTACGACGCCCCGAGCGCCGAAGACCTGGCCTTGGCCTCTGGCGGTGAGGTGGTGCTCTCCGAGGACCGCGCCCAAAACGAATTCCGCGCCCTCTACCGCTTGGCGGCGTTTCCTGACCGCTACCTCTATATCTCGCGCGAGGTTGATGGACAGATTATCGCGCTGCTCGATGAGACAGAGCAGACCGTGCTTTTGTATCGTCAGGTTGAAGAGGACCGGGGGCGGCTGCTGTTTGACTTCGCGCTTTTGTATCTGGGCTTTGCGACGCTGATGATCCTCGCCGCGATCTGGGCGGGACTGTCATTTGGCGAGCGTTTGTCGCGCCCCGTGGGCCAGCTTGCAGGCGCCGCGCAACGGGTGGGGCAAGGCGACCTTGACGTGCGCGTGCCCGAGGCGACATCGGACGACGAGATCGCCATGTTGGGGCGGTTGTTCAACCAGATGACCCGCCAGCTAAAGGGCCAGCGTGAAACGATGGTCGAACAGAACGCCGCGACCGAGGAATCCCGGCGGTTGTTTGATAGCGTCTTGTCCTCGGTCACCGCGGGCGTTGTGGGGCTGGAGGAAGGCGGACGCGTGGACTTCATGAACCGCTCGGCCCGGCGCTTGTTGGCCTTGGTCGAGCAACGCGATAACGGCCTGACGCTAGAGGCCGCGATCCCAGAATTTGCCTCGCTTTTCAACAAGTTGACGGGCACAGCTGCGGAAACGGTTCAAGAAGAAATCAAACTGACTCGGGGCGGCAAGCAGGAAAGTCTGCTGGTGCGCATGGCCACCCGCCGCAACGAGGCCGGAGATCTGGAAGGCTATGTGGTGGCCTTCGACGACGTGACCCAATTGGTCAGCGCTCAGCGCATGGCCGCCTGGGGCGACGTGGCGCGGCGGATTGCCCATGAAATCAAGAACCCTTTGACCCCGATCCAGCTCTCGGCCGAACGCATTAAGCGTAAGTTCTCCAAGATGTTGGAGGGCGAAGATCAAGCATCCCTAGAGCAGATGACCGGGGTCATCGTGCGTCAAACCAACGACCTGCGCCGGATCGTTGATGAATTCTCCAAGTTTGCCCGGATGCCCGAGCCCGAAACCCGCACGGAAGATATAGTTCAACTGCTGAACAATTCGATTTTGCTGCAACGGGCAGGGCAGCCGGGGACACGGTTCGAGATCAATATCCCCGATCGTGAAGTCATGGCAGAGGTCGATTCAACCATGATCGGCCAAGCGCTCACCAATCTGTTGAAGAACGCGGGCGAAGCCATTGAAAGTCTTTACGAAAAGGGTAAGCCCCAAGGGCATGAGCCACAGCTGAAAGTGGACGCGTCATTGACCCCGAATGCGATCTGTATCGAGATTTCCGACAACGGGATCGGCCTGCCGCCGGACCGCGCGAAATTGTTTGAACCCTACGTCACAACACGCGATAGCGGCACGGGTCTAGGCCTGCCGATCGTTAAAAAAATAATTGAGGAGCATGGCGGAACGCTAGAGCTGCGGGATGCGGAACCGTTCACCGACGGCGCCCATCGCGGGGCCACAGCGCGTATTACCCTGCCACGCATTCCCGACAACAGTGGAGATTGA
- the trkA gene encoding Trk system potassium transporter TrkA, translating to MKVIICGAGQVGWQIARHLSSENNDVTVVDNNADLVRRATDTLDVQGLTGFASHPDVLDRAGARDADMVIAATFSDEVNMVTCQVAHSVFGVPRKIARLRAQSYLDTIYSDLYRRDHLPIDVVISPEKEVAEAVLNRIASPSTFDTESFLGGSTQLMGIELDEDCPVLTTPLKQLSELFSTLRAIVVGIRREGTLFAPEPGDQMFAGDQIYVFSHIDDVARALEIFGKTRAMPERIVIIGGGNVGLSVASRLEKSATRMRTRVIEANRTRAERAADALERTIVLHGDGLDIDLLREAGVERADVVLSLTDDDKTNMLASVRAKSAGAGVAISLVNDPTLVPLMSPLGIDAYVNPRSTTVSSILRHIRHGRVRGVYSIGDAEAEVIEAQVLSTSPMAGKTIRDIDFPEGALLGAVQRGKKVFRPTGATRIEEGDAVVIFALTSDVPAVETLLQVSIDFF from the coding sequence ATGAAGGTCATTATTTGTGGCGCGGGCCAGGTTGGCTGGCAAATCGCGCGGCACCTCTCTTCGGAAAACAACGATGTCACCGTGGTCGATAACAACGCCGATCTTGTGCGGCGGGCGACGGATACGTTGGACGTTCAGGGCCTCACAGGTTTTGCCAGCCACCCCGATGTGTTGGACCGTGCAGGCGCGCGCGATGCCGACATGGTGATCGCGGCCACCTTCTCGGACGAGGTCAACATGGTGACCTGCCAAGTGGCCCATTCGGTCTTTGGCGTGCCGCGCAAGATTGCGCGTCTGCGGGCGCAAAGCTATCTCGACACGATCTACAGCGACCTCTACCGGCGCGATCACTTGCCCATTGATGTGGTCATCTCCCCGGAGAAGGAAGTGGCCGAAGCGGTGCTGAACCGTATCGCGTCGCCCTCGACCTTTGATACCGAAAGCTTCCTGGGTGGCAGCACGCAACTGATGGGGATCGAGCTGGACGAAGACTGCCCCGTCCTCACAACCCCTCTGAAGCAATTGTCGGAACTGTTCTCGACCCTGCGCGCCATCGTTGTGGGCATCCGGCGCGAGGGCACCTTGTTTGCGCCAGAGCCCGGCGATCAGATGTTTGCAGGCGACCAGATCTATGTGTTCAGCCACATTGATGACGTGGCCCGTGCGCTGGAGATCTTCGGCAAAACCCGTGCCATGCCCGAACGCATCGTGATTATCGGCGGCGGCAATGTCGGCCTGAGCGTTGCGTCGCGGCTGGAGAAATCTGCCACAAGGATGCGCACCCGGGTGATCGAGGCGAACCGCACCCGCGCCGAGCGGGCCGCCGATGCCTTGGAGCGCACGATCGTCTTGCACGGCGACGGGCTCGACATTGATCTGTTGCGGGAAGCCGGGGTGGAACGGGCCGATGTGGTGCTGTCCCTGACCGATGATGACAAGACCAACATGCTGGCCTCTGTGCGGGCCAAATCTGCCGGGGCGGGGGTGGCGATCAGCCTCGTGAATGATCCCACTTTGGTGCCGCTGATGTCGCCCCTTGGGATTGATGCCTACGTGAACCCGCGCTCGACCACCGTCAGCTCGATCCTGCGCCATATCCGCCACGGGCGCGTGCGTGGTGTCTACTCCATCGGTGATGCCGAGGCCGAGGTGATCGAGGCGCAGGTATTGTCCACTTCGCCCATGGCGGGCAAGACCATCCGCGATATCGACTTCCCCGAAGGGGCGCTTCTGGGCGCGGTGCAGCGCGGCAAGAAGGTGTTCCGCCCCACCGGCGCCACCCGGATCGAGGAGGGCGACGCCGTGGTGATCTTCGCGCTGACCTCGGACGTGCCAGCGGTTGAAACGCTGCTGCAAGTCTCCATCGACTTTTTCTGA